One Anguilla rostrata isolate EN2019 chromosome 15, ASM1855537v3, whole genome shotgun sequence genomic window carries:
- the LOC135240831 gene encoding neuronal membrane glycoprotein M6-b-like isoform X2, whose product MGCFECCIKCLGGVPYASLVATILCFSGVALFCGCGHVALTGTLTILENHFSKVASDHATVTDVVQVMQYVIYGIASFFFLYGIILLAEGFYTTSAVKELHSEFKTSVCGRCISGMFVCLTYILGVAWLGVFGFSAVPVFLFYNVWSTCAAMRSPVANITSVDTICVDVRQYGIIPWNATPGKACGSTLGDICTTSEFYLSYHLYIVACAGAGATVIALLIYMMATTYNYALLKFKSGEDCCTKF is encoded by the exons GTTGCTTTGAGTGCTGCATCAAGTGTTTGGGCGGGGTCCCCTACGCCTCGTTGGTGGCCACCATCCTCTGCTTCTCGGGCGTGGCCCTCTTCTGTGGGTGTGGCCATGTGGCCCTCACCGGCACGCTCACCATCCTGGAAAACCACTTCTCCAAGGTCGCCAGCGACCACGCCACGGTGACAGACGT AGTACAGGTGATGCAGTATGTTATCTACGGGATcgcctccttcttcttcctgtaCGGCATCATCCTGCTGGCCGAGGGGTTCTACACCACCAGCGCTGTCAAGGAGCTCCACAGCGAGTTCAAGACCTCCGTCTGCGGACGCTGCATCAGCGGGATG TTTGTTTGCCTGACCTACATCCTGGGCGTGGCCTGGCTGGGCGTGTTTGGCTTCTCGGCCGTGCCCGTCTTCCTCTTCTACAACGTGTGGTCCACCTGCGCGGCGATGAGGTCACCGGTGGCCAACATCACCTCCGTGGACACCATCTGCGTGGACGTGCGTCAGTACG GCATCATCCCCTGGAACGCTACGCCGGGGAAAGCCTGTGGATCCACGCTGGGGGACATCTGCACCACCAGTGAG tTCTACCTGTCCTACCACCTGTACATCGTGGCGTGTGCTGGAGCTGGCGCCACGGTCATTGCACTG CTGATCTACATGATGGCCACCACTTATAACTATGCCCTTCTGAAGTTTAAGAGTGGAGAAGACTGCTGCACTAAGTTTTAG
- the LOC135240831 gene encoding neuronal membrane glycoprotein M6-b-like isoform X1 — protein sequence MQPAMESTAEESQEQNQDKKGCFECCIKCLGGVPYASLVATILCFSGVALFCGCGHVALTGTLTILENHFSKVASDHATVTDVVQVMQYVIYGIASFFFLYGIILLAEGFYTTSAVKELHSEFKTSVCGRCISGMFVCLTYILGVAWLGVFGFSAVPVFLFYNVWSTCAAMRSPVANITSVDTICVDVRQYGIIPWNATPGKACGSTLGDICTTSEFYLSYHLYIVACAGAGATVIALLIYMMATTYNYALLKFKSGEDCCTKF from the exons ATGCAACCAGCCATGGAATCGACGGCAGAAGAGAGCCAGGAGCAGAACCAGGATAAGAAAG GTTGCTTTGAGTGCTGCATCAAGTGTTTGGGCGGGGTCCCCTACGCCTCGTTGGTGGCCACCATCCTCTGCTTCTCGGGCGTGGCCCTCTTCTGTGGGTGTGGCCATGTGGCCCTCACCGGCACGCTCACCATCCTGGAAAACCACTTCTCCAAGGTCGCCAGCGACCACGCCACGGTGACAGACGT AGTACAGGTGATGCAGTATGTTATCTACGGGATcgcctccttcttcttcctgtaCGGCATCATCCTGCTGGCCGAGGGGTTCTACACCACCAGCGCTGTCAAGGAGCTCCACAGCGAGTTCAAGACCTCCGTCTGCGGACGCTGCATCAGCGGGATG TTTGTTTGCCTGACCTACATCCTGGGCGTGGCCTGGCTGGGCGTGTTTGGCTTCTCGGCCGTGCCCGTCTTCCTCTTCTACAACGTGTGGTCCACCTGCGCGGCGATGAGGTCACCGGTGGCCAACATCACCTCCGTGGACACCATCTGCGTGGACGTGCGTCAGTACG GCATCATCCCCTGGAACGCTACGCCGGGGAAAGCCTGTGGATCCACGCTGGGGGACATCTGCACCACCAGTGAG tTCTACCTGTCCTACCACCTGTACATCGTGGCGTGTGCTGGAGCTGGCGCCACGGTCATTGCACTG CTGATCTACATGATGGCCACCACTTATAACTATGCCCTTCTGAAGTTTAAGAGTGGAGAAGACTGCTGCACTAAGTTTTAG